The Geoalkalibacter subterraneus genome contains the following window.
GATCTGCATGGCCTTGTAGCAGGCCTTGTTCGCAGCCTCAGTTGCAAAGAGTTTTGCCATGGAGGCCTCCTTGGCAAAGGATTTTCCGACCTCCTTGCGGTAGGCCGCATTCATCAGCAGCAACCTTGCAGCTTCAAGTTCGGTGAAGGCGTCGGCAATCATCCATTGAATAGCCTGAAATTGGCTGATCTTCTGCCCGAACTGACTGCGCTCCGTGGCATAGCGTGTCGCATAGTCCATGGCCGCCAGCCCGATACCGAGCCCGAGCGAACCGATCCCGATACGCCCCCCCGCCAGTTCGGCAACGGCAATCCGGAACCCGTCGTTCTCTTTGCCCAGCATGGCGGAGGCTGGGACCTTACAGTCCTGAAAGATCAGCTCGTTGGTGGCTGAAGCGTTCTGCCCCATTTTTTCCTCTTCTTTACCAATGATCAGGCCGGGAGTGTCCGCTTCAACCAGAAAACAACTGATCCCCTTGCCTCTGGGTGCATCCTTGTCGGTGACGGCCCAGACCACGAACACTCCCGCGTAAGGAGCGCTGGTGATGAAAATTTTCGACCCGTTGAGAACATAGCTGTCACCGTCCCTGACAGCTTGGGTAGCCATCCCCGAGGGATCGGATCCGGCGCAGGTCTCCGTCAGGCCAAAGGCGGCCGCGGCATATTCCCCCGAACAGATTCTGGGAATATAGGTGCTTTTCTGCTCCTGCGACCCGGTGGCCTGTATGACCTCGCAGACCATGTTATTCACCGAAACGGTGACCGCGGTGGAGGCGCAGGCGCGCGCGAGTTCGGTCATGGCAAGGCTGAAGGCGACAACCCCGGCCTCCGACCCTCCATATTCCTCGTGGACGTTCAATCCCATGAAGCCGAGCTCCGCGAGTTTTTTCAGGTTGCCCAGAAGGAGCTCACGGTCTTTTTCACGATCGAGCTTTTCGGCGACCGGTTCAAGCTCGGTT
Protein-coding sequences here:
- a CDS encoding acyl-CoA dehydrogenase family protein gives rise to the protein MKMELSEEQKIIQDTARDFARTELEPVAEKLDREKDRELLLGNLKKLAELGFMGLNVHEEYGGSEAGVVAFSLAMTELARACASTAVTVSVNNMVCEVIQATGSQEQKSTYIPRICSGEYAAAAFGLTETCAGSDPSGMATQAVRDGDSYVLNGSKIFITSAPYAGVFVVWAVTDKDAPRGKGISCFLVEADTPGLIIGKEEEKMGQNASATNELIFQDCKVPASAMLGKENDGFRIAVAELAGGRIGIGSLGLGIGLAAMDYATRYATERSQFGQKISQFQAIQWMIADAFTELEAARLLLMNAAYRKEVGKSFAKEASMAKLFATEAANKACYKAMQILGGYGYTKDFPIERFTRDVRITSIYEGTSEIQRLIISREILKGLVA